The Desulfuromonas acetexigens genomic sequence GACACCACCGCAATCAAAAATTATCTGGCGACCCACGCTCTGTAACGCTTCAGGATTTCAGCTCCCATCAACGCAAAAAGCCCCCGGCGAAACCGGGGGCTTTTTGCGTTGAACGGAGAGCTCGGATCAGCAGTCGTAGTAGAGGGCGAACTCCATCGGGGTCGGACGCATGCGGGTCGGGTTGACTTCCGCTTCCATCTTGTACTCGATCCACTTCTCGATGACGTCCTCGGTGAAGACATCCCCCTTGAGCAGGAAGGCGTGATCCTCGCGCAGATGGTTGAGGGCGTCCTCCAGGCTGCGGGCGACGTTGGGGATATCCTTAAGCTCCTCGGGGGAGAGACCGTAGATGTCCTTGTCCAGCGGTTGGCCCGGATCGATCTTGTTCTCGATGCCATCGAGACCGGCCATGAGCTGGGCGGCAAAGGCGAGGTAGCCGTTACAGGACGGGTCGGGCGTACGATATTCGACGCGCTTCGATTTCGGATTGTTGGTGACCGGAATTCGCAGCGAAGCGGAACGGTTGCGGTTCGAGTAAGCGAGATTGACCGGTGCCTCATAGCCGGGAACCAGACGCTTGTAGGAGTTGACGCTGGGATTGGTGAAGGCGCAGAGGGCCTTGGCGTGCTTCATGATACCGCCGATGTAGTACATGGCCATCTTCGAGAGGCCACCGTAGCCGTCACCGGCAAAGAGATTCTGACCGTCCTTCCACAGGGACTGATGACAGTGCATGCCGGAGCCGTTGTCACCGTAGAGCGGCTTGGGCATGAAGGTCACGGTCTTGCCGTTACGGAAGGCGACGTTCTTGATGATGTACTTGAACCACTGCAGGGTATCGCCCATCTTCAACAGGCTGTCGAAGCGCATGTCGATCTCGTTCTGCCCGCCGGTGGCAACTTCATGATGGGAGGCCTCGATGCGCATGCCGACGCTTTGCAGCACCTGCACCATCTCGTTGCGCAGATCGACGAAGGAGTCGGTGGGCGCGCAGGGGAAATAGCCTTCCTTGTGGCGGGGCTTGTAGCCAAGGTTGGGGTACTCCTCGCGACCACTGTTCCAGGCGCCTTCGATCGAGTCGATGCAATAGAAGGACTCGTTGGCGCTGGAGGCGTAGCGGATGTCGTCGAAGATGAAGAATTCCGGCTCGGGGCCGAAGTAAGCGGTATCGGCGAGACCGGTCGATTTCAAATAAGCTTCGGCCTTCTTGGCGATGAAACGGGGGTCGCGGGTGTAGCCCTCGCGGGTAATCGGATCGATGATGTCGCAGATCAGGCTCAGGGTCGTGACCTGGATAAAGGGATCGATCTTGGCGGTGGTCGGATCGGGGATCAGCAGCATGTCGCTGTTGTGGATCGGCTGCCAACCACGAATCGAGGAGCCGTCGAAGCCGATGCCTTCCTCGAAGGTGTCTTCCCCGAATTCGCTCATGGGGACGGAAAAGTGCTGCCAGATGCCGACGAAGTCGAGAAATTTGTAATCGACCATCTGACAGTTGTTCTCTTGGGCAAAAGCCACGACTTCCCTGGGTGTCATTGATGTCTCCTTTGACTGGATGATTTTTTAAGCCACGGCCTCCCCGAGCGGGCCGGCGTGAAGGGAAAAGATCTCGCGTGCGACGCTTTAAAGGGCGTCGTCGCCACGCTCGCCGGTGCGGATCCGCACCACTTCGTCGACACTGGTCACGAAGATCTTGCCGTCGCCGATGCGCCCGGTGCGGGCGGCCTCGGCGATGACGTCGACAACCTTGGCGGCCATCTCGTCACTGACGATGATCTCCATCTTGATTTTGGGGATGAAATCGACCACGTATTCGGCACCACGATAGAGTTCGGTGTGCCCCTTCTGCCGACCGAACCCTTTCACTTCACTGACGGTAATGCCCTGAATGCCGATTTCGTTCAGAGCCTCCTTAACCTCGTCAAGCTTGAAGGGCTTGATAACGGCTTCCACTTTTCTCATCTCTTCACCTCCCGAAAAGGATCTGGCGTGTCAAGTACGCGAGGGGTTTCGCTCCTCGCACCCGCCTTATCGACAAAGGACAGCGTTCTTGACCAAACGGTTTAGCAAAGAACCTGCCATTTTTTCCGACTGCGAAAATAAACTTCAACTATCTGATTTTATATGGGGAAATTTCATGGGGAAGGATTCCTCCGAAAGACCCTTCCCTGCCGCGAAAGAAATCGGCCTATTTTTTAGGCACCCCAGGGGCACGGATGCCCAATCCACAAGCAGCACAAAGATTCTGGGGGCACCAGTAAAATCGCCAACGAGTGCCGCGAGCCGGTCGTAAGACTTGACTGTTAATAAATATATAATTAAGATCAGACCGTTTCGAAACAGACTCCGCACGGTTGCCCTGGCGTTCTCCGCCACCGGCGCGAGGAGGCCTTGATGAACCGTCGCTTCACCCTTTTGCTGGTCGACGACAACCTGCCTCAGATCGCCCCCCTGCGGGATTTTCTCGAAGCGGCCGGATATCGGGTGCGAACCGCCGACAATGGCATGAAAGCGATCGTCGCCATCTATCAGCGCCCCCCGGATCTGATCCTTTCGGACATCCCCATCTCGGAACTCAACGGCTACCACCTCTGCCGCATCCTCAAAAACGACCCCCTGACCCAGAACATCCCGATCATTCTCTTCAGTTCCCAGGCGGAACCGCACAATCGCTTCTGGGGGGAAAAGGCCGGGGCCGATGCCTTCCTGGAGAAGACCGCCGAGTTCCCCCGCATCCTGGCGGCCATCGAGAACCTGCTCAAAGAGCGCAAGGAAGAGACGGAGCCCCTAGCGAAAGGCACCCGGGGGCTTGACGGTAAGGCGATCCGCAACCAAATTACCGGTCTGCTCGATCGCCTCCTTTACGAGTCGACGATTTCCAACGAAATCCTAAAACTGACCGGACTCGCCCACGACAGCGAAGCCCTGGCCCGAGAATTCTTCGATTTTCTCGCCCTCATCTGCCGCTACAGCGCGGCCGGCCTGCTGCTGCGGGAAGGCGCGGACAAATATTCAATTTTTCTGCAACTGATGGAGCCGGTCTCGGATGGATTCATCGAACATGCACGCAAAGAGATGCTGCACCAGGCCGGACTCGACCGCGAAGCCGCAGGCAAGTACCGTTTTATTCTGATCGAACAGGATACTGGGGGAGGACGGGCGATGCCGGTCAGCTTCCAGGTGCTGAGCTCCCTGCCCATCCACGACGGCAACGAGCTCCTGGCGTCACTGACCCTCTTTGAAAGCGGCCAGCGGCGGCTGACCGAGGGGATGAGCCACGCCCTCGACGTAATCGCCGGCCGGCTGCTGATTGTCGCGCGCTACCTGAAAAAAATCAAGGATATCGAAAATGTCAAAGCCGATCTGGTGTCGATGCTGGTGCATGACATGCGCTCGCCGCTGACCGGCATCAGCGGTTTCACCAATGTCCTGGCCGAGGGGATTCTCGGGCAGGTCTCCCCCGACCAGGGGGCGGCCCTGAAAAATATCCAGGAAGGGTGCAGCCGGCTGCTAACGCTGATCGACGATATTCTCGACTATTCCAAACTGGAAGCGGGCAAGATGCAGGTGTCGCCGCGCCCCCTCGACCTCGCCCCGTTGCTCACCCAGGTTCTCGGTTCCTTTTCCCTCCAGCTACAGGAGCATCGTTTGCAGGTCGCAACGGAGCTGCCCGAAAACCTGCCCCAGGTCATGGCCGACGAAAAACAGCTGACCCGGGTTCTGTCCAACCTGATCAGCAACGCCGTCAAGTTCACCCCCGACGGCGGCCATATCCGTATCGCCGCCGCTCCCGCCACCACCCGCCAGAAACAACCAGCCCTGGAAATCAGCATCAGCGACAGCGGCTGCGGCATTCCGCCCGAACAGCAAAAAACCCTCTTCGACCGCTATGAGCAGCTGCCCAGCGCCACCGTCTACCGCAAGGGGACCGGGCTGGGACTGGCCATCTGCAAGGAGATCGTCGGTCTGCATCATGGCGACATCGGGGTGGAAAGCCCGATCGCCGACGGCGCCGGCAGTTGTTTCGCCTTCACCCTCCCCCTGGCCCTGCCCTGAAACCTCTCAACCCCGATCGAAAAAGGGGCTCTTGCCGCTGACCGACAGGGGGATAGCGTAAGCGATGCGCACCCCCTCGCCGAGCAGCCCCATCTCGATGGCGGCCTTGCCGGCGCTGTACATGACGCGGTTATCGAGGCGCAGGTCGGCGGCCCGGCTTACCGCCGAACCGACGGCGATCCCCAGGTCGCCGGTGGCAAAGGCACAGGTAGCACCGGCCGCCTGCATCGCGGCGCAGTCGGCGAAACCGCAGTAGCCGCAATGGGGCAGGCCCAGGGGCTCCATGCGGGTGCCGATGAGAACGAGCGCCGACGCCAGGGCAAGATTACCCGCATCCCGGGCGAAAAAACCCACCTGGTCGCGCTCGGCGATCATGCGCATGGTATCGGCCATACGACCCAGCTCAACGCCGCTGACCACGGCGGTCACCAGCAGATCCCGCCCCCGTCCTTTGGGGGCGGTGCGCGCCGCTGCGCAGAGCAGCTCCGCGGCCCGTTCGACCCATTCACTCTTCGATTCCGGATTGATCGTCAGCATTTTCGGTGACTCCTTCGCGTTAAAAGAAATTCCCTTGAAGAAAGGGGGATGGGCGTTGCAGAATGGGCGCTCATTCAACCCAGGAGATTCCCATGCCCCAGATTCATCCCAGCGCCGTGGTCGATCCCGGCGCCCGTCTCGCCGACGACGTCGAGGTTGGCCCGCACGCTTTCATCGATGCCAACGTCACCATCGGTCCCGGCTGCCGCATCCTGCACGGCGCCCATATCGGTCGCTGGACCCGCCTCGGTGCCAACAATACCCTCTATCCCGGCGCCGTCGTCGGCCACGATCCCCAGGATGTCGGCTACAAAGGGGAAGAGGCCTGGACCGAGATCGGCGACGGCAACATCATCCGCGAAGGGGTGACCATCCACCGGGGGAACCGTCCCGGCACCCAGACCCGGGTCGGCAACCACAACTTCTTCATGGTCAACAGCCACATCGCCCACAACTGCGTCATCGGCAATCACGTCATCCTGGTCAACGGCGCCCTCCTCGCCGGCCATGTGGAAGTCGGCGACCGGGCGATCATCTCCGGCAACTGCCAGGTCCACCAATTCGTGCGCATCGGCCCCTTCGCCATGATGCGCGGCGGCTCCGGCGCCGCCAAGGATGTCCCCCCTTATTGCATCAACGACGGGCTCAACTGGCTGCGCGCCATTAACGTTGTCGGCCTCAGGCGGAGTGGCTTCGACGCCGGCCGCATCCGCGCCGTCAAGGAAGCCTTCAAAACCCTCTTCCGCGCCAACCTGCCTCTCGCTGAAGCCCTACAACGGGTAGCCGAGGATCCCGGTTGCACCGCCGACGTCCGCCTGATGCTCGACTTCATCCGCGAAAGCAAACGCGGCGTCGGGAGCGGCCGGGGGTCCAGCCGCGAGTAGCTAGCCCGCGATCCCCTGCCGCGCCAGCGCGGCGAAATCCGCAGCCGGCAGGGGCCGACTGAAATAAAAACCCTGAAAGCTGTCGCAGCCGCAGTGGCGCAGAAAATCAAGCTGCCGACGGGTTTCCACCCCCTCGGCCACCGCCTGCAGGCCGAGGCTGTGGGCGATGGCGACGATACTGGTGACAACCGCCGCGGCGCTCGGATCGTCGGCGGCGTCGCTGATGAAGGAGCGGTCGATCTTCAGGCTGTCCACGGGAAAGCGGCGCAGATAGTTGAGGGAAGAATAGCCGGTGCCGAAGTCATCCAGGGCCAAGGTGACGCCGAGATCCTTGAACTGACGCATGGTCGCGACGGCGGCCTGGGGATCGCGCATGATCATGCTTTCGGTCAGCTCCATCTCCAACAGGCCCGGCTCCAGATCCCGTTCTCGCAGAAAGCACCGAGCAGTCTCGGCCAGATCCTCCCGGCGGAACTGCCGGGCGGAAAGGTTGGCCGCCACCGGCAGTACCGGCAAACCCGCATCCCGCCAGCGCCGGAGCTGGGCGCAGACTTCCCCGATAACCCATTCGCCGATGGGCAAAATCAGCCCGGTCTCCTCGGCCAGAGGGATAAACGTCCCCGGCGCCACCATCCCCCGTTCGGGATGGCGCCAGCGCAAGAGCGCCTCGGCCCCGTAGATTTTACCGGTCGCCAGCGCCACCTTGGGCTGATAATGCAGGCAGAATTCCTCCCGCTCCAGGGCCCGGCGCAGGTCGGCCTCCATCTCCAGGGTCTCCATGACCCGCAGATTCATCTCCGGCGCGTAAAAGCGGAAGCAGCCCCCCTCCTCCTTGGCTCGATACATGGCGACATCGGCGTTGCGCAGCAGGGTCTCGGCATCCTGGCCGTCGCGGGGGTAGAGACTGATGCCGAGGCTGGCGGTGACGGTGAGATCCCGCGCCCCGAGCTGATAGGGCAACGTCAGATGTTCGAGCACTTTCCGCGCCACCGGTCCGACATCGTCCTCCCCCGCCAATTCCCCGAGCAGAATCACGAACTCGTCGCCGCCGAGCCGGGCGACGCTGTCCATTTCGCGGACGACGGTGCGCAGGCGCTGGGCGGCGCTGAAGAGCAGTTCGTCACCGACGCTGTGACCGAGGCTGTCGTTAAGCACCTTGAAGCGGTCGAGATCGAGCAGCAGCACCGCAACCAGCCGCCGGGACCGCTGGGCGTAGTGGATCGCCTGCTCCAGCCGGTCAAGCAGGAGGGTGCGATTGGCCAGACCGGTCAGCTCGTCGTGGGTGGCCAGATGGCGCAACTGCTCCTCGTAGGCCTTGCGTTCGGTAATATCCTCCTTGACCGCGAGAAAATGGCTGATCGCGCCGAATTCATTGCGAATGGCGGAGATCGCCGCCGATTCCCAGAAAAGCGACCCATCCTTGCGCCGGTTGTGGAACTCGCCGCGCCATTCACCGCCGGCGGTGATCGTTTCCCACAGCTGCCGATACTCCTCCTCGCTCGTTTCCCCCGACTTCATCAGACTCGGATTGCGTCCCAGCACCTCCTCCGCCGCATAGCCGGTGATCTGGGTAAACTTGGGGTTGACGTATTCGATGCGCCCCCAGGGATCGGTGAGGATAACCGATGCCGGGCTCTGCTCCACCGCCGTGGAGAGCTTGCGCATCTCCTCCTCATAGAGCTTGCGGTCGGCGATGTCGTAGACAAAGGCGAAATAGAGGAATTGCCCTTCGTAATCGAGGCGGCTGAGGGTCACCTCCACGGGAAAGAGCGTTCCGTCCTTGCGGCGATGAACGCTTTCGAAGGTGCGGGTTTCCTGCCCGTCGAGGGCACGGCGCTGCTCGCGCCAGAGACTCTCCGTCAGATTGGGATCGAGATCGTAAAGGGAGCGTTCCCGCAGTTCCCCGTGGGGATAGCCGAGACTTCGGCAGGCCCGCTCGTTGGCCATGAGAATACGTCCGTCGGCGTCGATGCGCAGCATACCGATCGCCGCATGATCGATACAGAATTGCGCCAGCTGCCGGCCCGTTTCCGCCGTCTTGCGCTCGGTAACGTCGTGGATGATGGAAAGAAGCAGGGCTCGGCCGGAGAGGCTGATCGTCGCGCTGAAGACCTCGACGTCGCGAATCGAACCGTCGGCCAGGCGATGGCGGAAATTGAAATGATAGCGCTGGGCCGCTTTCGCCAGTTCCATTTCCCGGCGCACCTCGTCGGCGTCGAGGGTGTTGATCTCGGTAATCCGTTTGCTGCGGAGCTGTTCGCGACTGTAGCCGTAAAAAGCGGCGGCCGACGGATTGGCATCGACGATCTCCGAGCTTTCGGGATCGAGCAGCAGCATGACCGCGTGATTGTCCTCGAAGAGACAGCGATAGCGCTCCTCGCTTTGGCGCAGCTCCTCATTCGCCCGCCGGTTCTCGAGCCGTAGCCGCTGCTGTTCCAGCGCCCCCAGCACCGCCGGCCCCAGGCGCGAGAGATGATCCTTGAGGATGTAATCCCAAGCCCCGGCCTTCATGCAGGAAACCGCCGTCGCCTCGTCGAGAGCGCCGGTCACCAGAATGAAGGGGACGTCGGGGCAATGGGCCAGGGCCAGATCCAGCGCGGCGAGGCCGTCGAAGCGCGGCAGATGGTAGTCGCAGAGAATCACATCCGGAGTGAAATCCGCCAGCGCCGCCAGATAGTCCTCACGGGTCTCCACCCGCCGGAATTCACAGGCGGGGAGCACCTTGCGAACTTCATAGGCGTTGAATTCGGCGTCGGCGGAGGAATCCTCCACCAACAGTATCCGTAAAGCGAGCGGCAAAAGCGTTCTCCCAGAACGAGGTTTTAAAATTATACGCTAATTTCAGGCTATTGCAGTCGGAAGAGAATCACTCCCGTTCGTGGCGACCTCGGACCCCAGGGTAAAAAAGAAGGTCGCCCCCTGCCCCGGCCTCCCTTCGGCCCAGATCCTTCCTCCGTGCCGCTCGACGATGCGCCGGCAGATCGCCAGACCGACGCCGGTCCCTTCGAACTCCTCAGCGCCGTGCAGGCGTTGAAAGACGCCGAAAAGCTTGTCGGCATAGCGCATGTCGAAACCGGCGCCGTCATCCTCCACCCGATAGACGACGGCATCCCCCCGGCGCTCGGCGGCCACGACAATATTTGCCCGCCCCCGGCGGGAAGAAAATTTTACGGCATTGGCCAGCAGGTTGCTCCAAAGATGGCGCAGCAGGCGAGGATCGCCCAGGGCCGGCGGCAGATCCTCCAGCCGGAAATCGATGCGCTGAGTCGGCTCCATCTGGGTCACCTCACGAAAGGCCTCCCCGGCCAGGGCCGTCATATCCACCTTCGTCGAACGCGGCGTGGCCCACCCCAGGCGGGAAAGGGTCAGCAGATCGTCGATCATGGCGGTCATGCGTCGGGTGTTGTCGCGCACCAGGGCACAGAGTCGCCGCCCCTCGTCGGTGAGTCTCGCCCCTTGCACCTCGGACAGAATCCGGGTGAAGCCGTCGATGGCCCGCAGAGGGGCGCGCAGATCGTGGGAGACGGAATAGGCGAAGGATTCCAGCTCCCGGTTGGCGGCTTCGAGCTCGGTGGTGCGCTCACGCACCCGTTCTTCGAGGCTGATGTTCAGCCGGCGGATCTCCTCGGCGCTGCGCAGCAATTCACTGTCGATTTGCTGCCGTTTCAGACGATTGACCATCAGCAGTCCGAGCAGCATCGTCAGCAGGGGGTTGATGGCCAAAACCGGCAGGGCCACGCGCCCCAGAACCTGCCAGACCACCTCCCCGGGGAGGGTCAGCAGTAGCAGAAGCATCACGCCGTGCACCACCCATCCGAAGAGATAGAGCTCCCGCGGACTCAAATCCCACAAAGGGCGGCACCGAAAACGCCCCCAGGCCAGCCCGATCAGGCCGGAGGCGAAAATCACCGCCGTCCCGGTCCCAGCCGCGCCCCCCTGAATAAAACGCCAGGCGGCGGTCACAGCCATGGCGACCAGGGTCGGAACCACGCCGAAGAAGAGACCGGAAATCGCCAGGAGCACCGAGCGACTGTCGAAGAAGATCCCCGGCAGGCAATGCCAGGGGTTGAGCATGAGGACGACGCCGAGCAGCCCGATCAGCACGCCGCTGCCCAAACGCCCCGGCCAACCGGCGCGGATCGCGTCACGGGAAATCATGACGTCGTAGATAAGGGCCAGGGCCAGCAACAGCACGGCGTTGTGAACCAGGCCGAAAAAGACGGAATCTGCCATCGTCGTAACCTGTTCAGCCCAGGGATTTTTCCACATCGGCGGTCTTGCCGATGAGGATGAGAATGTCACTGTCCTTAATCACATGGGTGGGGGGCGGCGCGGGGATGAACTGGTCGGTCAGAACATCCTTGACGGCGATCACGGTGACGTGAAACTTGCGGCGGAGATCGAGCTCGACCAGGGTCTTGCCGATAAAATGCCGAGGGGGAACCGTTTCCGAGAGGGAATATTCCTCGGCCAGGGGGATAAATTCGAGAATGTTGGGGGTGGAGAGGCTGTGGGCGATCTTCCGCGCCATATCCTTTTCCGGATAGATGACCTCCGTCGCTCCGACCTTGTCCAGAATTTTGCCGTGATCCTCGCTGATCGCCTTGACCAGGATGCGTGGAACCTTCAGTTCCTTGAGATAAAGGGTGATCAGCGTCGACAGGTGCGAGCGCTCACCGGTCGAAACGACCGCCGCGTCGACTTCCCGTATCCCCTGCGCGTCGAGAAACTCCTTGTTGGCGGCATCCCCCAGAATCGCCTGGTCGGAGCAATCTTTCACCGCCTGCACCTTGTCACGGTCGGAGTCGATGGCGATCACCTCGTGACCGTCGGCATAGAGGGTCGAAGCCACATGAAAGCCGAAGCTGCCCAGGCCGATAACACAAAACTTTTTTTTCTTCACAGGAAAACCTCCCTGACTCAACCGATCATGACGTTCTCTTCGGCGTAACGGGTGGAAAAGCGCCGGGTTCTTCC encodes the following:
- the lpxA gene encoding acyl-ACP--UDP-N-acetylglucosamine O-acyltransferase, which produces MPQIHPSAVVDPGARLADDVEVGPHAFIDANVTIGPGCRILHGAHIGRWTRLGANNTLYPGAVVGHDPQDVGYKGEEAWTEIGDGNIIREGVTIHRGNRPGTQTRVGNHNFFMVNSHIAHNCVIGNHVILVNGALLAGHVEVGDRAIISGNCQVHQFVRIGPFAMMRGGSGAAKDVPPYCINDGLNWLRAINVVGLRRSGFDAGRIRAVKEAFKTLFRANLPLAEALQRVAEDPGCTADVRLMLDFIRESKRGVGSGRGSSRE
- a CDS encoding EAL domain-containing protein, with the protein product MPLALRILLVEDSSADAEFNAYEVRKVLPACEFRRVETREDYLAALADFTPDVILCDYHLPRFDGLAALDLALAHCPDVPFILVTGALDEATAVSCMKAGAWDYILKDHLSRLGPAVLGALEQQRLRLENRRANEELRQSEERYRCLFEDNHAVMLLLDPESSEIVDANPSAAAFYGYSREQLRSKRITEINTLDADEVRREMELAKAAQRYHFNFRHRLADGSIRDVEVFSATISLSGRALLLSIIHDVTERKTAETGRQLAQFCIDHAAIGMLRIDADGRILMANERACRSLGYPHGELRERSLYDLDPNLTESLWREQRRALDGQETRTFESVHRRKDGTLFPVEVTLSRLDYEGQFLYFAFVYDIADRKLYEEEMRKLSTAVEQSPASVILTDPWGRIEYVNPKFTQITGYAAEEVLGRNPSLMKSGETSEEEYRQLWETITAGGEWRGEFHNRRKDGSLFWESAAISAIRNEFGAISHFLAVKEDITERKAYEEQLRHLATHDELTGLANRTLLLDRLEQAIHYAQRSRRLVAVLLLDLDRFKVLNDSLGHSVGDELLFSAAQRLRTVVREMDSVARLGGDEFVILLGELAGEDDVGPVARKVLEHLTLPYQLGARDLTVTASLGISLYPRDGQDAETLLRNADVAMYRAKEEGGCFRFYAPEMNLRVMETLEMEADLRRALEREEFCLHYQPKVALATGKIYGAEALLRWRHPERGMVAPGTFIPLAEETGLILPIGEWVIGEVCAQLRRWRDAGLPVLPVAANLSARQFRREDLAETARCFLRERDLEPGLLEMELTESMIMRDPQAAVATMRQFKDLGVTLALDDFGTGYSSLNYLRRFPVDSLKIDRSFISDAADDPSAAAVVTSIVAIAHSLGLQAVAEGVETRRQLDFLRHCGCDSFQGFYFSRPLPAADFAALARQGIAG
- the glnA gene encoding type I glutamate--ammonia ligase, coding for MTPREVVAFAQENNCQMVDYKFLDFVGIWQHFSVPMSEFGEDTFEEGIGFDGSSIRGWQPIHNSDMLLIPDPTTAKIDPFIQVTTLSLICDIIDPITREGYTRDPRFIAKKAEAYLKSTGLADTAYFGPEPEFFIFDDIRYASSANESFYCIDSIEGAWNSGREEYPNLGYKPRHKEGYFPCAPTDSFVDLRNEMVQVLQSVGMRIEASHHEVATGGQNEIDMRFDSLLKMGDTLQWFKYIIKNVAFRNGKTVTFMPKPLYGDNGSGMHCHQSLWKDGQNLFAGDGYGGLSKMAMYYIGGIMKHAKALCAFTNPSVNSYKRLVPGYEAPVNLAYSNRNRSASLRIPVTNNPKSKRVEYRTPDPSCNGYLAFAAQLMAGLDGIENKIDPGQPLDKDIYGLSPEELKDIPNVARSLEDALNHLREDHAFLLKGDVFTEDVIEKWIEYKMEAEVNPTRMRPTPMEFALYYDC
- a CDS encoding P-II family nitrogen regulator codes for the protein MRKVEAVIKPFKLDEVKEALNEIGIQGITVSEVKGFGRQKGHTELYRGAEYVVDFIPKIKMEIIVSDEMAAKVVDVIAEAARTGRIGDGKIFVTSVDEVVRIRTGERGDDAL
- a CDS encoding hybrid sensor histidine kinase/response regulator; its protein translation is MNRRFTLLLVDDNLPQIAPLRDFLEAAGYRVRTADNGMKAIVAIYQRPPDLILSDIPISELNGYHLCRILKNDPLTQNIPIILFSSQAEPHNRFWGEKAGADAFLEKTAEFPRILAAIENLLKERKEETEPLAKGTRGLDGKAIRNQITGLLDRLLYESTISNEILKLTGLAHDSEALAREFFDFLALICRYSAAGLLLREGADKYSIFLQLMEPVSDGFIEHARKEMLHQAGLDREAAGKYRFILIEQDTGGGRAMPVSFQVLSSLPIHDGNELLASLTLFESGQRRLTEGMSHALDVIAGRLLIVARYLKKIKDIENVKADLVSMLVHDMRSPLTGISGFTNVLAEGILGQVSPDQGAALKNIQEGCSRLLTLIDDILDYSKLEAGKMQVSPRPLDLAPLLTQVLGSFSLQLQEHRLQVATELPENLPQVMADEKQLTRVLSNLISNAVKFTPDGGHIRIAAAPATTRQKQPALEISISDSGCGIPPEQQKTLFDRYEQLPSATVYRKGTGLGLAICKEIVGLHHGDIGVESPIADGAGSCFAFTLPLALP
- a CDS encoding ferredoxin domain-containing protein, which translates into the protein MLTINPESKSEWVERAAELLCAAARTAPKGRGRDLLVTAVVSGVELGRMADTMRMIAERDQVGFFARDAGNLALASALVLIGTRMEPLGLPHCGYCGFADCAAMQAAGATCAFATGDLGIAVGSAVSRAADLRLDNRVMYSAGKAAIEMGLLGEGVRIAYAIPLSVSGKSPFFDRG
- a CDS encoding ATP-binding protein, yielding MADSVFFGLVHNAVLLLALALIYDVMISRDAIRAGWPGRLGSGVLIGLLGVVLMLNPWHCLPGIFFDSRSVLLAISGLFFGVVPTLVAMAVTAAWRFIQGGAAGTGTAVIFASGLIGLAWGRFRCRPLWDLSPRELYLFGWVVHGVMLLLLLTLPGEVVWQVLGRVALPVLAINPLLTMLLGLLMVNRLKRQQIDSELLRSAEEIRRLNISLEERVRERTTELEAANRELESFAYSVSHDLRAPLRAIDGFTRILSEVQGARLTDEGRRLCALVRDNTRRMTAMIDDLLTLSRLGWATPRSTKVDMTALAGEAFREVTQMEPTQRIDFRLEDLPPALGDPRLLRHLWSNLLANAVKFSSRRGRANIVVAAERRGDAVVYRVEDDGAGFDMRYADKLFGVFQRLHGAEEFEGTGVGLAICRRIVERHGGRIWAEGRPGQGATFFFTLGSEVATNGSDSLPTAIA
- a CDS encoding potassium channel family protein encodes the protein MKKKKFCVIGLGSFGFHVASTLYADGHEVIAIDSDRDKVQAVKDCSDQAILGDAANKEFLDAQGIREVDAAVVSTGERSHLSTLITLYLKELKVPRILVKAISEDHGKILDKVGATEVIYPEKDMARKIAHSLSTPNILEFIPLAEEYSLSETVPPRHFIGKTLVELDLRRKFHVTVIAVKDVLTDQFIPAPPPTHVIKDSDILILIGKTADVEKSLG